From a single Serratia surfactantfaciens genomic region:
- a CDS encoding PqiB family protein, translating into MQQETPTTPTEARVKNKRRISPFWLLPFIALLIAGWLVYNNFQERGTTVTIDFQSAAGIVAGRTPVRYQGVDVGTVQKISLSKDLRSIVVEASIKSDLEDSLREGTQFWLVTPKASLAGVSGLDALVGGNYIGMMPGSGKAQTHFAALDTQPKYRLNTGELMIHLHADDLGSLNSGSLVYYRKIPVGKVYDYTISEGNKGVTIDVLIDRRFANLVKNNSRFWNVSGFKGDFSLSGATVQMESLAALVNGAIAFDSPADGQQAKGDQSYTLYPDLAHSQRGVNILLDLPSGNNLSENRTPLIYQGLQVGTLTKLTLQQDSKVIGELTIDPSVVDLMRSGTRIVMRSPRISLNDAKLSQLLTGTTLELVPGEGEPQQRFNVLDSSETLLQQPGVLTVTLNAPQSYGIDVGQPLVVHGVKVGQILSRTLTAGGVVFTAAIDAQYRGLLHKDSKFVVNSRLDVKLGIDGMEVLGASAQEWVDGGVRIIPGSKGEPGGQYPLYANSEKAEEGIVGNAPATTLTLSAASLPDVQAGSVVLYRKFQVGEIVNVRPKANEFEVDVYISPEYRKLLTRESIFWAEGGAKVQLNGSGLTVQASPLNRALKGAISFDNLQGVTLNKGANRVLYASETAARAVGSQITLRTYDASKLSAGMPLRYLGIDVGQVESLQLAPERNEVLAKAVLYPEYVQTFARLGSRFSIVSPEISAAGVSNLDTLLQPYINVEPGRGRELRTFELQQASITDSRYLDGLSVVLDAAETGSLQIGTPVLFRGVEVGTITGFYLGAMSDRVHVALRISKKYQHLVRNNSVFWLASGYNLQFGLTGGVIKSGTFQQFIRGGIAFATPPTIPLAPKATPNKHFLLNPEEPKDWKTWGTAIPRD; encoded by the coding sequence ATGCAACAGGAAACGCCGACTACACCGACTGAAGCGCGGGTCAAGAACAAGCGCCGCATTTCACCGTTCTGGTTACTGCCGTTCATCGCCCTGCTGATCGCCGGGTGGCTGGTCTACAACAATTTCCAGGAACGCGGCACCACCGTCACCATCGATTTCCAATCGGCGGCGGGCATCGTCGCCGGCCGTACGCCGGTGCGCTACCAGGGCGTTGACGTCGGCACGGTGCAAAAGATCAGCCTGAGCAAAGATCTGCGCAGCATCGTGGTGGAAGCCAGCATCAAAAGCGATCTGGAAGACTCGCTGCGCGAAGGCACCCAGTTCTGGCTGGTGACGCCCAAGGCCTCGCTGGCCGGGGTCTCCGGGCTCGACGCGCTGGTCGGCGGCAACTACATCGGCATGATGCCCGGCAGCGGCAAGGCGCAAACCCACTTCGCCGCGCTCGATACCCAGCCGAAGTACCGCCTGAACACCGGCGAGCTGATGATTCACCTGCACGCCGACGATCTGGGCTCGCTCAACAGCGGCTCGCTGGTCTACTACCGTAAAATTCCGGTCGGCAAGGTGTACGACTACACCATCAGCGAAGGCAACAAGGGCGTGACCATCGACGTGCTGATCGACCGTCGTTTCGCCAACCTGGTGAAGAACAACAGCCGTTTCTGGAATGTTTCCGGCTTCAAGGGCGATTTCAGCCTGTCCGGCGCCACGGTGCAGATGGAAAGCCTGGCGGCGCTGGTCAACGGCGCCATCGCCTTCGATTCGCCGGCCGATGGCCAGCAGGCCAAGGGCGATCAGAGCTATACCTTGTATCCGGATCTGGCCCACAGCCAGCGCGGCGTCAATATTCTGCTGGACCTGCCGAGCGGCAACAACCTGAGCGAAAACCGCACGCCGCTGATATACCAGGGGCTGCAGGTCGGCACCCTGACCAAGCTGACGTTGCAGCAGGACAGCAAAGTGATCGGTGAACTGACCATCGATCCTTCGGTGGTCGATCTGATGCGCAGCGGTACCCGCATCGTGATGCGCAGCCCGCGCATCAGCCTCAACGACGCCAAGCTCAGCCAGCTGCTGACCGGCACCACGCTGGAGCTGGTGCCCGGTGAAGGCGAACCGCAGCAGCGCTTCAACGTGCTGGACAGCAGCGAAACGCTGCTGCAACAGCCGGGCGTGCTGACCGTCACGCTGAATGCGCCGCAAAGCTACGGCATCGACGTCGGGCAGCCGCTGGTAGTGCACGGCGTGAAAGTCGGCCAAATTCTGAGCCGCACCCTGACCGCCGGCGGCGTGGTGTTCACCGCCGCCATCGACGCGCAATACCGCGGCCTGCTGCACAAAGACAGCAAATTCGTGGTCAACAGCCGCCTCGACGTCAAGCTGGGCATCGACGGCATGGAGGTGCTCGGCGCCAGCGCGCAGGAATGGGTAGACGGCGGCGTGCGTATCATCCCCGGCAGCAAGGGGGAACCGGGCGGCCAATATCCGCTGTACGCCAACAGCGAAAAGGCCGAGGAAGGCATCGTCGGCAACGCCCCAGCCACCACCCTGACCCTCAGCGCCGCCAGCCTGCCGGACGTGCAGGCCGGCTCGGTGGTGCTGTATCGCAAGTTCCAGGTGGGCGAGATCGTCAACGTCCGGCCCAAGGCCAACGAGTTTGAGGTGGACGTCTACATCAGCCCGGAATACCGCAAGCTGCTGACCCGCGAAAGCATCTTCTGGGCCGAAGGCGGCGCCAAGGTTCAGCTCAACGGCAGCGGGCTGACGGTGCAGGCTTCGCCGCTCAACCGCGCGTTGAAGGGCGCCATCAGCTTCGACAACCTGCAGGGCGTGACGCTGAACAAAGGCGCCAACCGCGTGCTGTACGCCAGCGAAACCGCCGCGCGCGCGGTAGGCAGCCAAATCACACTGAGAACCTACGACGCCAGCAAGCTGTCGGCGGGCATGCCGCTGCGCTACCTCGGCATCGACGTCGGTCAGGTGGAGTCGCTGCAGCTGGCGCCTGAGCGTAACGAAGTATTGGCCAAGGCGGTGCTGTATCCGGAATACGTGCAGACCTTCGCGCGCCTGGGCAGCCGCTTCTCGATCGTTTCGCCGGAGATCTCCGCCGCCGGCGTCAGCAATCTCGATACCCTGCTCCAGCCTTATATCAACGTGGAGCCGGGGCGTGGCCGCGAACTGCGCACTTTCGAGCTGCAGCAGGCCAGCATCACCGATTCGCGCTATCTCGACGGCCTGAGCGTGGTGCTCGACGCCGCCGAAACCGGCTCGCTGCAGATCGGCACGCCGGTGTTGTTCCGCGGCGTGGAGGTCGGCACCATCACCGGTTTCTACCTGGGCGCCATGTCCGACCGGGTGCACGTCGCGCTGCGCATCAGCAAGAAGTACCAGCATTTGGTGCGCAACAACAGCGTGTTCTGGCTGGCTTCGGGTTACAACCTGCAGTTCGGCCTGACCGGCGGCGTGATCAAGAGCGGCACCTTCCAGCAGTTCATTCGCGGCGGCATCGCTTTCGCCACGCCGCCGACCATTCCGCTGGCGCCGAAGGCCACGCCGAACAAGCACTTCCTGCTGAATCCGGAAGAGCCGAAGGACTGGAAAACCTGGGGCACCGCCATTCCACGCGATTAA
- the yebS gene encoding membrane integrity lipid transport subunit YebS — translation MKIHAITAPLSKARHQRCCECDLLFVLPPLSGNQAAYCPRCNAKVVSGRDWSMTRLTAMAIAMLLLMPFAFTEPLISIRLLGTRIDASLLEGIWQMSRQGDPLTASMVAFCTIGAPLTLALSLLYLRFGHALGMNLRPVLLMLERLKEWVMLDIYLIGMAVAAIKVQDYADIQAGSALIAYLSLTLLSILTLIHANLEQLWERYYPQEQPEGPPAALHICLSCHYTGYPDTRGRCPRCHVPMCHRQPYSLQKTWAALIAAMILLIPANLLPISIIYANGVRLEDTIFSGVVSLATSGNVPIAAIVFIASVLVPFTKVIVLITLLFSIHFKTSHSLKTRIRLLRLVTWIGRWSMLDLFVIALMMSLVNRDQLLSFTMGPAAFYFGSAVILTILAVEWLDSRLIWDAHATGNADYTD, via the coding sequence ATGAAAATACACGCGATCACCGCCCCCCTTTCCAAAGCGCGCCACCAGCGCTGCTGCGAGTGCGACCTGCTGTTCGTGCTGCCGCCGCTCAGCGGCAACCAGGCCGCCTATTGCCCGCGCTGCAACGCCAAGGTGGTGAGCGGCCGCGACTGGTCGATGACGCGCCTGACCGCCATGGCGATCGCCATGCTGCTGCTGATGCCGTTCGCCTTCACCGAGCCGCTGATCAGCATTCGTCTGCTCGGCACGCGCATCGACGCCAGTTTGCTGGAGGGCATCTGGCAGATGAGCCGCCAGGGCGATCCGCTCACCGCCAGCATGGTGGCGTTTTGCACCATCGGCGCCCCGCTGACGCTGGCGCTGTCGCTGCTGTACCTGCGCTTCGGGCATGCGCTCGGCATGAACCTGCGCCCGGTGCTGTTGATGCTGGAGCGGCTGAAAGAGTGGGTGATGCTGGACATTTATCTGATCGGCATGGCGGTGGCGGCGATCAAGGTGCAGGATTACGCCGACATCCAGGCCGGCAGCGCGCTGATCGCTTACCTGTCGCTCACCCTGCTCAGCATCCTGACGCTGATCCACGCCAACCTGGAGCAGCTCTGGGAGCGTTACTACCCGCAGGAGCAGCCGGAAGGCCCGCCGGCGGCGCTGCACATTTGCCTGTCCTGCCACTATACCGGCTATCCCGACACGCGCGGCCGCTGCCCGCGCTGCCACGTGCCGATGTGCCACCGCCAGCCCTACAGCCTGCAGAAGACCTGGGCGGCGCTGATCGCAGCGATGATCCTGCTGATCCCGGCTAACCTGCTGCCGATCTCCATCATTTACGCCAACGGCGTGCGGCTCGAAGACACCATCTTCTCCGGCGTGGTCTCGCTGGCCACCTCCGGCAACGTGCCGATCGCCGCTATCGTGTTCATCGCCAGCGTACTGGTGCCCTTTACCAAGGTGATCGTGCTGATCACGCTGCTGTTCAGCATCCACTTCAAAACCTCGCACAGCCTGAAGACGCGCATTCGTCTGCTGCGCCTGGTCACCTGGATCGGCCGCTGGTCGATGCTCGATCTGTTCGTTATCGCCTTGATGATGTCGCTGGTGAATCGCGACCAGCTGTTATCTTTTACTATGGGACCGGCCGCGTTTTACTTTGGCTCGGCGGTCATTTTGACTATTCTTGCCGTTGAGTGGCTGGATAGCCGATTGATTTGGGATGCACATGCAACAGGAAACGCCGACTACACCGACTGA
- a CDS encoding GAF domain-containing protein — translation MTKEQFYAELKRDLSALLGGETNFIAALSNASALINERLDDVNWVGFYLMEGDQLVLGPFQGKIACVRIPVGKGVCGTAVAENRVQRVGDVHAFPGHIACDAASNAEIVLPLAVGGRAIGVLDIDSTVYQRFDEQDEAGLKAVVAGLCEQLEQCDSAKYVTVAAS, via the coding sequence ATGACAAAAGAACAATTCTACGCGGAATTAAAACGTGACCTGAGCGCGTTGCTCGGCGGGGAAACCAACTTTATCGCGGCGCTGTCCAACGCCAGCGCGCTGATCAACGAGCGTCTGGATGACGTGAACTGGGTCGGTTTCTATCTGATGGAGGGCGACCAGTTGGTGCTGGGGCCGTTCCAGGGCAAGATCGCCTGTGTGCGCATTCCGGTGGGTAAGGGCGTGTGCGGCACGGCGGTGGCGGAAAATCGCGTGCAGCGCGTCGGCGACGTGCATGCGTTTCCGGGCCATATCGCCTGCGATGCGGCCAGCAACGCGGAAATCGTGCTGCCGCTGGCGGTTGGCGGCCGGGCGATCGGCGTTTTGGATATCGACAGCACGGTTTATCAACGCTTCGACGAACAGGACGAAGCGGGCCTGAAAGCAGTGGTGGCGGGGCTTTGTGAGCAACTGGAACAGTGCGACAGTGCGAAATATGTGACTGTGGCGGCAAGTTGA
- the proQ gene encoding RNA chaperone ProQ has product MENQPKLNSSKEVIAFLAERFPLCFSAEGEARPLKIGIFQDLVERVQGEENLSKTQLRSALRLYTSSWRYLYGVKVGAQRVDLDGNPCGELEQQHVDHARQQLEEAKARVQAQRAEQNAKKREAAGESADAAPRRPRPAGKKPAARREGGAAPETRKPRPQTRPQPARQPRAAKEESQPRYAPVTDISTLQIGQEIKVRAGKSAMDATVLEIAKDGVRVQLSSGLAMIVRAEHLQF; this is encoded by the coding sequence ATGGAAAATCAACCTAAGTTGAACTCTAGTAAAGAAGTCATTGCTTTTCTTGCCGAGCGTTTTCCGCTCTGCTTTAGCGCCGAAGGCGAAGCTCGTCCGCTGAAAATCGGTATTTTTCAGGATTTGGTAGAGCGCGTGCAGGGGGAAGAGAATCTCAGCAAAACGCAATTGCGTTCTGCCCTGCGCCTATACACCTCAAGCTGGCGTTACCTGTACGGCGTCAAGGTTGGCGCTCAGCGCGTCGATCTGGACGGCAATCCGTGCGGTGAACTGGAGCAGCAGCATGTCGATCATGCTCGCCAGCAGCTTGAAGAAGCCAAAGCGCGCGTTCAGGCACAGCGTGCCGAACAAAACGCCAAAAAACGTGAAGCCGCCGGCGAATCCGCCGATGCCGCTCCGCGCCGTCCGCGTCCAGCCGGTAAAAAGCCCGCTGCACGTCGCGAAGGCGGAGCCGCGCCGGAAACCCGCAAGCCGCGCCCACAAACTCGCCCGCAGCCCGCTCGCCAACCTCGTGCAGCAAAAGAGGAAAGCCAGCCGCGTTATGCGCCAGTCACGGATATCTCTACACTGCAAATTGGCCAGGAAATCAAAGTCAGAGCAGGCAAGAGCGCGATGGATGCTACCGTACTCGAAATCGCTAAAGATGGCGTACGTGTGCAGCTCTCTTCCGGTCTGGCGATGATTGTGCGCGCAGAACACTTGCAGTTCTGA
- the prc gene encoding carboxy terminal-processing peptidase, giving the protein MNKFVRLTAIAGLLWAGVSYGAETANIRIGQLPQLQQEPQHATVSERVTSRFTRSHYRQFALDAEFSGKIFDRYLNMLDYNHNVLLASDVAQFAGKRNQVGEELKTGKLDTFYALFNLAQKRRFERYTYALSLLEKPMNFTGNGTIDLDRSKAPWPKDKAELDSLWDAKVTYDELNLKLTGKTDKEIRDTLTKRYQFAIKRLTQSNSEDVFQLAMNAFAHEIDPHTNYLSPRNTEQFNTEMSLSLEGIGAVLQMDDDYTLINSMVPGGPAAKSKAITVGDRIVGVGQAGKPMVDVIGWRLDDVVSLIKGPKGSKVRLEILPAGKGTKTRVVTLTRERIRLEDRAVKMTIKTVGKEKVAVFDIPGFYVGLTDDVKVQLQKMAKQNVKSVIIDLRTNGGGALTEAVSLSGLFIPSGPVVQVRDNNGKVREDADTDGVTYYKGPLVVLVDRFSASASEIFAAAMQDYGRALIVGEPTFGKGTVQQYRSLNRIYDQMLRPEWPALGSVQYTIQKFYRVNGGSTQRKGVTPDILMPTGVDPAETGEAFEDNAMPWDSINAATYSKTGDLTPFEPELLKDHQQRIAQNPEFQYIAQDIAHYKALKDKRNIVSLNLAVREKENHDDDATRLKRINERLERAGKKPLKSLDDLPKDYQEPDPYLDETVHIALDLAHLEKDQPAQQPAPAK; this is encoded by the coding sequence ATGAACAAATTCGTCAGATTAACAGCGATTGCAGGGCTGCTGTGGGCGGGTGTCAGTTACGGTGCGGAAACAGCCAACATCCGCATCGGCCAATTGCCCCAACTGCAACAGGAACCTCAGCACGCTACGGTGAGTGAGCGCGTTACCTCGCGCTTCACTCGCTCTCATTACCGCCAGTTCGCGCTCGATGCGGAGTTTTCAGGCAAGATCTTCGATCGCTACCTGAACATGCTGGACTACAACCATAACGTGTTGCTGGCCTCCGACGTGGCGCAGTTCGCCGGCAAACGCAATCAGGTTGGCGAAGAGCTGAAAACCGGCAAGCTGGATACCTTCTACGCGCTGTTCAATCTGGCGCAGAAACGCCGTTTCGAGCGTTACACCTATGCGTTGTCGCTGCTGGAAAAGCCGATGAACTTTACCGGCAACGGCACTATCGATCTCGACCGCAGCAAAGCGCCGTGGCCGAAAGACAAGGCCGAGTTGGATAGCCTGTGGGATGCGAAAGTCACCTATGACGAGCTGAACCTCAAGCTGACCGGCAAGACCGACAAAGAAATCCGCGACACGCTGACCAAGCGCTATCAGTTCGCCATCAAGCGCCTGACGCAAAGCAACAGCGAAGACGTTTTCCAGCTGGCGATGAATGCCTTTGCGCATGAAATCGATCCGCACACCAACTACCTGTCGCCGCGCAACACCGAGCAGTTCAACACCGAGATGAGCCTGTCGCTGGAAGGCATCGGCGCGGTGCTGCAGATGGATGACGATTACACCCTGATCAACTCGATGGTGCCGGGCGGTCCGGCGGCGAAGAGCAAGGCGATCACCGTGGGCGATCGCATCGTCGGTGTCGGCCAAGCCGGCAAACCGATGGTGGACGTGATCGGCTGGCGTCTGGACGACGTGGTGTCGCTGATCAAAGGGCCGAAGGGCAGCAAAGTGCGCCTGGAGATCCTGCCGGCTGGCAAGGGCACCAAAACCCGCGTGGTCACCTTGACCCGCGAGCGCATCCGCCTGGAAGACCGCGCGGTGAAAATGACCATCAAGACCGTCGGCAAAGAGAAGGTGGCGGTGTTCGACATCCCTGGCTTCTACGTCGGCCTGACCGATGACGTGAAAGTGCAGCTGCAGAAGATGGCCAAGCAGAACGTCAAGAGCGTGATCATCGATCTGCGCACTAACGGCGGCGGCGCGCTGACCGAGGCGGTCTCGCTGTCCGGCCTGTTCATTCCAAGCGGCCCGGTGGTGCAGGTGCGCGACAACAACGGCAAAGTGCGTGAAGACGCCGACACCGACGGTGTGACCTACTACAAAGGCCCGCTGGTGGTGCTGGTCGATCGCTTCAGCGCCTCCGCCTCCGAGATCTTCGCGGCGGCGATGCAGGATTACGGCCGCGCGCTGATCGTCGGCGAGCCGACCTTCGGTAAAGGCACCGTGCAGCAGTACCGTTCGCTGAACCGCATCTACGATCAGATGCTGCGCCCTGAGTGGCCGGCGCTGGGGTCGGTGCAGTACACCATTCAGAAGTTCTACCGCGTCAACGGCGGCAGCACCCAGCGCAAAGGGGTGACCCCGGACATTCTGATGCCGACCGGCGTCGATCCGGCGGAAACCGGCGAAGCGTTTGAAGACAACGCCATGCCGTGGGACAGCATCAATGCGGCGACCTACAGCAAGACCGGCGATCTGACGCCGTTCGAGCCGGAGCTGCTGAAAGATCACCAGCAGCGCATCGCGCAGAATCCGGAGTTCCAGTACATCGCGCAGGATATCGCGCATTACAAGGCGCTGAAGGATAAACGCAACATCGTGTCCCTCAATCTGGCGGTGCGCGAGAAAGAGAACCACGATGACGATGCGACCCGTCTGAAACGCATCAACGAGCGTCTGGAGCGCGCCGGCAAGAAGCCGCTGAAATCGCTCGACGATCTGCCGAAGGATTACCAGGAACCGGATCCGTACCTGGATGAAACCGTGCATATCGCGCTGGACCTGGCTCATTTGGAGAAGGATCAGCCCGCTCAGCAGCCGGCGCCGGCCAAATAA
- a CDS encoding DMT family transporter: MNQGALLAIFASLIFSVMNALVKTIADVIPTGEIVFFRSSIGCLLVLLLMYRHRVAFSREDRPLLVLRGTMGGLYLICYFYSIAHLTLADASMLAYLSPFFSILLSLLVLRERVNANTAFWLAMVIIGAVLLVRPWHFSAYTLASLVGVMSAVFASIAYLSVNKLSKRHHNYEIVFYFLFIATLISLPLMWQSFVWPNAYQFAILLAIALVSLLGQVVLTQAFSSDNLIVVSVVRYIGIVFNIAWGWLFWHEVPLLLSLVGCLLVVVSCIRLGLRHRKKTV, encoded by the coding sequence ATGAATCAGGGTGCGCTGCTGGCCATTTTCGCCTCGCTGATTTTCAGCGTCATGAACGCGCTGGTCAAAACCATCGCCGACGTCATTCCCACCGGAGAGATCGTGTTCTTTCGCAGCAGCATCGGCTGCCTGCTGGTTCTGCTGCTGATGTATCGCCACCGCGTCGCCTTCAGCCGTGAAGACCGGCCGCTGCTGGTATTGCGCGGCACCATGGGCGGGCTGTATCTGATCTGTTATTTTTACAGCATCGCCCACCTCACGCTGGCCGATGCCAGCATGCTGGCCTACCTGTCGCCGTTTTTCTCCATTTTGCTCTCCTTGCTGGTGCTGCGTGAGCGGGTCAACGCCAATACCGCGTTTTGGCTGGCGATGGTCATCATCGGCGCGGTGCTGCTGGTGCGGCCGTGGCACTTCTCGGCCTATACCCTGGCGTCGCTGGTCGGCGTGATGAGCGCGGTGTTCGCCTCGATCGCCTATCTGTCGGTCAACAAACTCAGCAAACGCCACCACAACTACGAGATCGTGTTCTACTTCCTGTTCATCGCAACGCTGATCTCGCTGCCGCTGATGTGGCAGTCATTCGTCTGGCCCAACGCATACCAGTTTGCCATTCTGCTCGCCATAGCGCTGGTGTCGTTGCTGGGACAGGTCGTCTTAACCCAGGCCTTCTCTTCCGATAACCTGATCGTGGTCTCGGTGGTGCGCTATATCGGCATCGTGTTCAATATCGCCTGGGGCTGGCTGTTCTGGCACGAAGTCCCGCTGCTGCTGTCGCTGGTCGGCTGTCTGCTGGTGGTGGTTTCCTGCATCCGGCTCGGGCTGCGCCACCGCAAGAAAACCGTCTGA
- a CDS encoding opine metallophore biosynthesis dehydrogenase — translation MNNAFSTLILGAGPAAIQLAADIKAAANARIGLYNRPSEKGQRLRHHLAHAPSLSLTGAGKAQRTQGDTQVTIDSYCDDLSLVGGDWHRLILAVPADQYHDVLRQVPWAALPQLRSLILLSPSIGSGLMVQSLLQDAGQSHVGIISLSSYYADTKYQDAAQPYRAYTKAFKQRIYLAGQSPSSDRAELDWLCAVLARHGIDAQRCDSLLAAERFSITNYVHPPLALADTTLQAIFQPQAPIQYLYKTYPEGPICPETIADMLALSQDYRQLLNRLGVEAINLLRFLNDDNYPVPPRMVSRRWIDQFPQLAPAEQRYALFARYTALLVDPYSEPDAQGRYYDFSAVRVARVFQDAQGLWRLPRVPQEDVRKLRVLVLLAQRLGVEMPAAQRLLARFQQALHSFVTRIGAEHCHRSLLDDTCREQADITYRQWRRQA, via the coding sequence ATGAATAATGCCTTTTCCACCCTGATTCTGGGCGCCGGCCCGGCGGCTATCCAATTGGCGGCGGATATCAAGGCCGCGGCCAATGCGCGCATCGGCCTGTACAACCGCCCCAGCGAGAAAGGACAACGCCTGCGGCATCATTTGGCTCACGCGCCCAGCCTGTCTCTGACGGGCGCCGGTAAGGCGCAGCGCACCCAAGGCGATACGCAAGTGACGATCGACAGCTATTGCGATGACCTGTCACTGGTCGGCGGTGACTGGCACCGACTGATCCTTGCCGTCCCCGCCGATCAATATCATGACGTGCTGCGGCAGGTGCCATGGGCGGCGTTGCCCCAGCTGCGCTCACTGATCCTGCTCTCTCCTTCCATCGGTTCCGGCCTGATGGTGCAAAGCCTGCTGCAGGACGCCGGGCAATCCCACGTCGGGATCATCAGCCTGTCGAGCTACTACGCCGATACCAAATACCAGGATGCCGCGCAGCCTTACCGCGCTTACACCAAGGCATTCAAGCAGCGGATTTATCTGGCCGGCCAAAGCCCATCGTCAGACCGCGCCGAACTCGATTGGCTTTGCGCGGTGCTGGCGCGTCACGGCATCGATGCCCAGCGCTGCGACAGCCTGCTGGCCGCCGAACGCTTCAGCATCACCAACTATGTTCATCCCCCGCTGGCGCTGGCCGATACCACGCTACAGGCGATCTTTCAGCCGCAGGCGCCGATACAGTACCTGTATAAGACCTACCCCGAAGGCCCTATCTGCCCCGAGACGATCGCCGACATGCTGGCGCTCTCGCAGGATTACCGGCAGTTGCTCAACCGGCTCGGCGTCGAAGCCATCAACCTGCTGCGCTTTTTGAATGACGACAATTACCCGGTGCCGCCTCGTATGGTAAGCCGCCGCTGGATTGACCAATTCCCGCAGCTCGCGCCGGCGGAGCAACGCTACGCGCTGTTTGCGCGCTATACCGCGCTGCTGGTCGATCCCTATTCCGAACCGGACGCGCAGGGCCGCTACTATGATTTTTCCGCCGTCAGGGTCGCCCGCGTCTTCCAGGATGCGCAGGGGTTATGGCGACTGCCGCGCGTGCCGCAAGAGGACGTGCGCAAACTGCGCGTTCTGGTCTTGCTGGCGCAGCGGCTGGGCGTCGAGATGCCCGCCGCCCAGCGCCTGTTGGCGCGCTTTCAGCAGGCGCTGCACAGCTTCGTCACCCGGATCGGCGCCGAGCATTGTCATCGTTCATTGCTGGACGATACCTGCCGCGAGCAGGCGGATATCACCTACCGGCAGTGGCGGAGGCAAGCATGA
- a CDS encoding nicotianamine synthase family protein — MYTLTKADMLAQLAGLQQEIHQLHRSARQDRRHFSLLERRFSRLQAFNDEPQLQAYRRKLENDRLITAQIAQLRATANAALCDYEKHRVSALCRQPAQTNAYLNSFDRALQLEIAAAGIQPGERVLLVGSGALPTTALALVARLAATVICYDCDPAAQRFARRLTRHLGLVRQMPCIDKLHGLTRNDVDHIIIASLVADKQGLLRELRPLLPQRGKLLVRYGNGLKSLFNCPYHHQAAGSPWRISGKPLATPLYDLLILEPLRHE; from the coding sequence ATGTACACCCTGACCAAGGCGGACATGCTGGCGCAACTCGCCGGTTTGCAACAGGAAATTCACCAGCTACACCGCTCCGCCCGGCAAGATCGGCGTCATTTTTCCCTGCTGGAACGCCGCTTCAGCCGCCTGCAAGCCTTTAACGACGAACCACAGCTGCAGGCCTACCGTCGAAAACTGGAAAACGACCGTTTGATAACGGCGCAGATCGCCCAGCTGCGGGCGACAGCCAATGCCGCATTGTGCGACTACGAGAAGCATCGCGTCTCGGCGCTCTGTCGGCAACCGGCGCAGACCAACGCCTACCTGAACAGTTTCGATCGCGCCCTGCAGTTGGAGATCGCCGCCGCCGGCATCCAACCGGGCGAGCGGGTGTTGCTGGTGGGCAGCGGCGCTTTGCCCACCACGGCGCTGGCGCTGGTCGCCAGGCTTGCCGCCACCGTCATTTGCTACGATTGCGATCCGGCGGCCCAGCGGTTTGCCCGCCGCCTCACGCGCCATCTGGGGCTGGTGCGGCAGATGCCCTGCATCGACAAGCTGCACGGCCTGACCCGCAATGACGTCGATCACATCATCATCGCCTCTCTGGTGGCCGACAAGCAGGGCTTGCTGAGGGAGCTGCGGCCTTTGCTGCCGCAACGCGGCAAATTGCTGGTGCGCTATGGCAACGGCCTCAAGTCTCTCTTTAACTGCCCTTACCATCACCAGGCCGCCGGTTCGCCGTGGCGCATCAGCGGTAAACCGCTCGCCACCCCGCTGTACGATCTGTTGATTCTGGAGCCTCTCCGCCATGAATAA